DNA sequence from the Lycium ferocissimum isolate CSIRO_LF1 unplaced genomic scaffold, AGI_CSIRO_Lferr_CH_V1 ctg4887, whole genome shotgun sequence genome:
AGCTATGCTGGTGAGCACTCACCTTCAAGGCTACCTAGTACACTGATCCTTACGGACTTTGAACATGACCGAGTACACAATTTATTGTCTAATCTAAAATTTAACTTGCGTTTCTAGAACATACATGAAAGACTTTAAGCAAAGTTGCTCAGAACAACAATTATTGCTAAATTGCACCAGAAATCTGAAATGCTCAGAATagtatttaattaataaaagattATTTGTCCAAAATGAACCAGTGTTGTATAAAAGATATTACTTggttgaataaaaaaaatttgtttgacccaaaaaaaaaggattatTTGAATCAAATTTTTCTTAACTTGAGGTTGACTTTAGAAACTAAAAGTACTACTAAATTGCacaggaaaaaaaatgagagagatAATAATTACGATGGTTTATTACTATTTTAAGTTGGTACTATATCATCATATTTGGAGTGAACAAAGCAATTCGCAAAAATCTATGGGTAAATTGTGGTACATATCTATGAATAAAACCTGTAAATAATCAAAGATTAGGGTCCTCTGATGTTTCAAAATTAAGAATGATCTATAGTTATGTCTAGTGCATGTTTTAGCTTGAAAATATTTGACTTAGATTTCCTTATCAAAACGTAATTGACTTAAACATCATTTTGTTTTTGTGTATGTTTTTATAAGAGCTGCAACCAAACAGGATAACCGAAATTGTAACAGGTGTCTTTTGCTTCTTTAGCATTAGCAGGATTAAACATCATATTGTTTTTGTAGATGTTTTTATAAGAGTTACAACCAGACCGGATAACCGAAATTGTAACACCGTAAACTAtcttaacaaatccattttgaCCGGAATAGTTTCTTCATATGTAACGTCATAATGAACTCGGAGTTAATAGGTTTAAAAACAATAAATGAAGGAATGAGATTATGATGGAACATCTGGGgagttataaaaagaaaaggaacatCTGGAATCAAACGATTGTTAGTTTAAAGTGTGAGATAAAACACTGTTTGACTTGCTGCTTTGTTCATAGTGTACAAGAAGCACCATCCCCCATCTCTCTCAGATGAAGTCTGGAGGCTCGAAAAAATTGGTAAAGATGGAGCTTTCCACAGGCGTTTGAGCAAGGAAAGAGTCATCACACTGAAAGATTTTCTGACTCTACTCTATCTTGATCCTGCAACACTTCGAAATATGAGTATAAGATTTTCTGACTCTACTCTATCTTGATCCTGCAACACTTCGAAATGTGAGTATTTTGGCATTCTACCTTGCCTGTTGATTATACAAGAATTGATTCAGCAGTTTAATTTGTTACTGATTGAAttgtgatgaagatgactaTAATGCTGATGATATATGTCTTGTTAACTCTTATGGTTATTTGAACTTGGTTAATGATTTGATTAAACCGGAGTCTATGCTGCTATTCGACGCTAGGATTTCTTTATTTTAGACATATTAAAACTTCTTTATGTGCTATAATAACATTGTTACAACATATgggatgaatttttttttctttcatcctCTGGGTCCTTGTATCTTTGCAATTAGTGGATTAGCACCCTCCGTTTTCTATTTTAGGTGCTCCATACAGGACTTTGGCTTGCTTACAGCGAGTTAACTCCTTAAATTACCTTAAATAAGTGAGGTTAAGATGTTGGTTGATCCATAGATTTAATATTATTGTTCCCTAAAATTGAAcactctttttttctctttatacTTGGAAATCTTTCAGGCTCTTGGGACTGGTGTGTCCACCAAAAGGTGGGAAGTTATAGTGGAGCATGCTCGGACGTGTGTACTTAACAGGAATTTGTACTTGTACCACCCATCTGGATCTATATAATCAAATGGAGTGGTTTTTAACATCGTTGGACAAGTGGTGGGACTTGTGTCGATTGTCGATGTTCTACGATGAGTCAAGTTCGAAACTCAAAAGGCATGTATCTTGCCTTTGAAATTCTCTCTAACCGTGAATTTCTCATTCAGCTTCTTTTTCTTAGAGATTTTCCTTGTTGTCCAAACTTAGCTTATTGTATCAGCATTGTTTTGCAGTTGTCTTTTCTTCTATAAGATAATTTGGTTTACACCAATTAATCTGCATTGTTGTTTTCAGTATGATGCTCGTGATTTGATTATTGGTGCATTCAGACACTGGGAAAGAGTAGTCTCCTTTGAGGATGAGTCCTCTCTCATGGATTATGCTTTGCCATTTTCCACGAGCTCAGCCATGGTGTGCAATTCTGATAGCAGCAATGACGTTTTGACATCCCAAAAGGTTAGTAATCAGAAATTGAGTGCATTAACTCCTGATAACCTGCCATCCATCTCTTTAATAAACAGCTTGGATGATTATATCTTGCAAGATATAGACAACATGGATGTTAGCTTTGACCAACCATTTGAGTACTTTTCCTAGCCACGATTCCAATACTGATTCTTTAAAACTCCAAATTTCTGTGAGGATGAGCATTTGACTTTCTTTGCAACCGACTATTCCTTTTTCGGTCCAAGATTTGCAGTGTCGCCTGATTTACACAGTATCATTAACAGTTTTCTTGCTCAAAGGAGATGGAAAATGGTATTTAGTGTGTTCAGGTGGTTTTCAGTTATGTGGATTGTAAACAGGAAGACCGTTGTTTCCCACAATGACAAGTGTGA
Encoded proteins:
- the LOC132044572 gene encoding LOW QUALITY PROTEIN: uncharacterized protein LOC132044572 (The sequence of the model RefSeq protein was modified relative to this genomic sequence to represent the inferred CDS: substituted 2 bases at 2 genomic stop codons); amino-acid sequence: MSQLIVSALFCSCLFFYKIIWFTPINLHCCFQYDARDLIIGAFRHWERVVSFEDESSLMDYALPFSTSSAMVCNSDSSNDVLTSQKVSNQKLSALTPDNLPSISLINSLDDYILQDIDNMDVSFDQPFEYFSXPRFQYXFFKTPNFCEDEHLTFFATDYSFFGPRFAVSPDLHSIINSFLAQRRWKMVFSVFRWFSVMWIVNRKTVVSHNDKCELY